The Sedimentisphaera salicampi genome includes a region encoding these proteins:
- a CDS encoding NPCBM/NEW2 domain-containing protein, protein MNNQIYKELRALTIKILEQNASEREFRRLEEILKDDPAAQRHYTELLKVNTALEDAEAKGVESHFEAVAQVEQGRARAFDKSSVVFRSKMKGSKRSFDFSIPESKKNEFLRRLHLTAAWFAAGAAVVLLVLLINSRPEHNSYQVAAVDKLTGENIGLREGGKIFNTDPSVKLSDGQAAQLYTAYGAKVLVEGPAEFSMSDSEQLELASGRVFCSVPQNALGFRINSEKLRITDLGTQFGLEIASNGMNHLQVYKGKASIISGKEGQSVESRILEDGGAVRVSAEGRIENAEFSSHHFARELSSSSGILWRGQNFSLASVIGGANGLEAGRKNMALTFKNWKLQHNSEYGHLQYWDGFSMWNRIDHIPYIDSVFSTRSNGASTLSTTGLKYNFPPSRGDMFVGFSNGMVNWRRPVLDGIDYSKVDQEVLTFCANLGITFDMNQIRQRIEGVEIVEFKTRVGINDTGIKGLADIWVLIDGEPVRRIEKMKYSDPSVVISVPLSPSSRFLSLALSDGGDENANGGDWAVFVSPELVLTEK, encoded by the coding sequence GTGAACAATCAGATTTACAAAGAGCTTAGAGCATTAACGATAAAGATATTAGAGCAGAACGCCTCTGAAAGAGAATTCAGACGCTTAGAAGAGATACTTAAAGACGACCCTGCTGCTCAGCGACATTATACAGAGCTCTTGAAAGTTAATACTGCTCTGGAGGATGCGGAGGCCAAGGGGGTTGAAAGTCATTTTGAAGCTGTTGCGCAAGTCGAGCAGGGCAGAGCAAGGGCGTTTGATAAAAGCAGCGTTGTTTTCCGAAGCAAGATGAAAGGTTCAAAAAGAAGCTTTGACTTTTCAATTCCGGAATCCAAGAAGAATGAATTTCTCAGAAGGCTTCATCTAACCGCAGCGTGGTTTGCTGCCGGTGCAGCGGTAGTTTTGCTGGTACTGCTGATAAATTCCCGTCCTGAGCATAACAGTTATCAGGTGGCTGCTGTTGATAAGCTTACTGGTGAAAACATTGGGCTGCGTGAAGGCGGGAAGATTTTTAACACAGATCCTTCCGTGAAGCTTTCTGATGGTCAGGCAGCACAGCTTTACACTGCTTATGGAGCTAAGGTTCTGGTGGAGGGGCCTGCTGAGTTTTCTATGTCTGATTCAGAGCAGCTTGAGCTTGCCTCAGGCAGGGTATTCTGCAGCGTTCCGCAAAATGCGCTCGGTTTCAGAATAAACAGCGAGAAACTCCGCATAACAGACCTCGGCACCCAATTCGGCCTTGAAATAGCTTCGAACGGTATGAATCATCTTCAGGTTTACAAGGGGAAAGCCTCGATTATCTCAGGCAAAGAGGGGCAGAGCGTGGAGAGCCGCATCCTCGAGGACGGAGGAGCGGTAAGAGTGAGCGCAGAGGGACGAATTGAGAACGCCGAATTCAGCAGTCATCATTTCGCAAGGGAACTCAGCAGCTCAAGCGGTATTCTTTGGCGAGGGCAGAATTTTTCTCTCGCTTCTGTAATAGGCGGGGCAAACGGCCTCGAAGCCGGCAGGAAAAATATGGCCCTTACGTTCAAAAATTGGAAGCTCCAGCACAACAGCGAATACGGGCACTTGCAGTATTGGGACGGCTTCTCAATGTGGAACAGGATAGACCATATTCCATATATCGATTCAGTCTTTTCGACAAGGAGCAACGGCGCCAGCACCCTTTCAACCACCGGACTGAAATATAATTTTCCGCCTTCCAGGGGCGATATGTTTGTGGGCTTTTCCAACGGTATGGTGAATTGGCGAAGACCCGTCCTTGACGGGATCGATTATTCTAAAGTTGATCAGGAAGTTCTCACTTTCTGTGCGAATCTGGGAATAACATTCGATATGAACCAGATAAGGCAGAGAATCGAAGGTGTTGAAATTGTCGAATTCAAAACGAGAGTGGGGATCAATGATACTGGTATAAAAGGCCTTGCAGATATTTGGGTGCTTATCGACGGCGAGCCGGTTAGAAGAATTGAAAAAATGAAATACAGCGACCCATCCGTGGTTATCTCAGTGCCTCTAAGTCCGTCCAGCCGCTTCCTCTCGTTAGCCCTCTCCGATGGCGGCGACGAAAATGCAAACGGAGGAGACTGGGCTGTATTCGTATCTCCTGAATTAGTGCTCACGGAAAAATAA
- a CDS encoding ABC transporter ATP-binding protein, translated as MSEIIRLENVCLDKYGKRILDGISLSISCGECCGLIGANGSGKSSLLSLISGYDWASEGSIWFCGERYGEINIPEVRKEIGLLSLSRTPEFSKNLTVFELIKTGVTGTIMPALWLKSEDRRASQKAEELLAEYEMQHFKSRRLATLSTGEMMKTLLLRAVAGEPKLLLLDEPASGLDIFNRALILDFIKRLNNGKRAIMTVTHHLEELPDSLDSVTVLKSGREVITGCPEEVLKDSVLSEAFACRVEVVKIGSRYLANASL; from the coding sequence ATGAGCGAAATAATTCGTCTGGAAAACGTGTGCCTCGATAAATACGGCAAACGTATATTGGACGGTATCAGCCTCTCGATATCCTGCGGTGAGTGCTGCGGGCTTATCGGGGCAAACGGTTCGGGCAAGTCTTCCCTGCTCTCGCTTATTTCCGGCTACGACTGGGCAAGCGAAGGGAGCATCTGGTTCTGCGGCGAGAGATACGGAGAAATAAACATTCCCGAAGTTCGAAAGGAAATCGGGCTTTTGAGCCTTTCGAGGACGCCGGAATTTTCCAAGAACCTTACCGTTTTCGAACTCATCAAAACCGGCGTTACCGGCACAATAATGCCTGCCCTCTGGCTGAAGAGCGAGGACAGGAGGGCATCTCAGAAGGCAGAAGAGCTGCTTGCGGAATACGAAATGCAGCATTTCAAATCCCGCAGGCTCGCCACGCTCTCAACAGGAGAGATGATGAAGACTCTTCTTTTGAGAGCGGTAGCTGGAGAGCCGAAGCTCCTGCTTCTTGACGAACCTGCCAGCGGGCTCGATATATTCAATCGTGCCCTGATTCTCGATTTCATCAAAAGGCTTAATAACGGGAAACGGGCGATAATGACCGTTACCCATCACCTTGAAGAGCTTCCGGACAGCTTAGACAGCGTTACAGTGCTAAAGAGCGGGAGGGAAGTAATCACTGGCTGCCCTGAAGAGGTTCTGAAGGATTCGGTATTATCTGAAGCATTCGCCTGCCGGGTAGAAGTTGTGAAAATCGGCAGCAGATACCTTGCAAATGCGAGCCTTTAG
- a CDS encoding metallophosphoesterase family protein, with product MFAIISDIHSNIDALNTVLEDINKRGIKKIICLGDVLGYGPYPFECLDLIIENTDTCIMGNHDYAVLYEPTNFNYGAELAAYWTREQLCTEEDIKLAEKRWSFLAGLPMRYSFELESEGQIINVDMVHASPRRPINEYVFPDDIFTSPAKVTSLFDNVKNICFIGHTHLPGVFLEDPDFYTPDELGDYYPIEPEERAIINVGSVGQPRDRDKRASYAYVQDNKVYFVRLEYDISKISEKIYSIPMLDNFEADRLIEGR from the coding sequence ATGTTTGCAATTATAAGCGATATTCACTCAAACATTGATGCATTAAATACGGTACTCGAAGACATAAATAAGCGAGGCATAAAGAAGATTATCTGCCTTGGAGATGTTCTGGGCTACGGGCCTTATCCGTTTGAGTGTCTCGATCTTATCATAGAGAATACAGACACCTGCATAATGGGAAACCACGATTATGCAGTGCTTTACGAACCTACGAATTTCAACTACGGAGCTGAACTCGCAGCATACTGGACTCGCGAACAGCTTTGCACGGAAGAAGATATAAAGCTGGCAGAGAAGAGATGGAGCTTCCTTGCAGGACTGCCGATGAGATACAGCTTCGAGCTGGAATCGGAAGGTCAGATAATTAACGTGGATATGGTTCACGCATCTCCGAGAAGGCCGATAAATGAATACGTTTTCCCCGATGATATATTCACCTCGCCGGCAAAGGTTACCTCGCTTTTCGATAACGTAAAAAACATCTGCTTCATCGGGCATACTCACCTTCCGGGCGTGTTTCTGGAAGATCCGGACTTCTATACACCCGATGAGCTCGGGGACTACTACCCAATCGAACCCGAGGAAAGAGCAATCATAAATGTTGGTTCAGTGGGACAGCCAAGAGACAGAGACAAGAGGGCAAGCTACGCTTACGTGCAGGATAACAAGGTTTATTTTGTGCGGCTGGAATACGATATCAGCAAGATTTCTGAAAAGATTTACAGCATCCCAATGCTCGACAACTTCGAAGCCGATAGACTTATTGAAGGAAGATAA
- the yidC gene encoding membrane protein insertase YidC has protein sequence MNNKTHNIHSAGNALRKFSLFLAAVIFTASAAFCAENEAQNAGENGSPEIDFTKLSASGEEQRDYILGSVQKDSPYQFELQLTNEGASIKYARLNGYYKRGSEEDPFLALAPVSRLEAGKAYSLKNTYLWFKGIPGRFPLGKLNWKAGQVRRNDKGSESISFTAVLSSEGFGEVLKIKKTYLLMPEKQHFEVYFTLQNLSDQVLKPIFQVHGPVGFIREGVRMDGRSIVSAFYEGEEGDKIKSSKIELKTARKAEIDYMNTGIEKELEDVQIKAPKGAGKFNWIANGNKYFTCILKPICKDCRVLPGRARYYDSKLIKGKSEGDQPNTNGTESLAYLLKFDDITLQPAGSKNSKQIIKMITYLGPKEKSIFENEPIYKKLHFIHAIDFRACCGNLFRPITFAILAFMNFCYGFIPNYGIIIIILVFLVRLILHPLTKKGQVSMMKMSKLGPQVEEIKKKYKDTPKEMNQHVMQLYKDQGASPMLGFVPMLIQMPIWVSLYSAIYSSVDLRGAGFLPFWITDLSAPDALIAFDPFTIPFIGIEIGSFNLLPLLLSVALFMQQKLMSAAQPGATSPEVAQQQKIMRIMMPILMLVFLYKAPSGLNLYIMASSFGGVLEQKVIRKHIKDQEDNDKRVVVPANRKGGKKRKPKPKQY, from the coding sequence ATGAATAACAAAACTCACAATATACATTCAGCAGGCAACGCTCTGCGCAAATTTTCGCTTTTCCTTGCTGCGGTGATTTTCACTGCCTCAGCAGCCTTTTGTGCAGAGAATGAAGCTCAAAACGCCGGCGAGAACGGCAGCCCCGAGATCGACTTCACAAAACTTTCCGCCTCAGGAGAAGAGCAGAGGGATTATATTCTCGGCTCTGTTCAGAAAGACTCGCCTTATCAGTTCGAGCTTCAGCTGACCAACGAAGGTGCATCTATCAAGTATGCACGGTTGAACGGCTACTACAAGCGGGGAAGCGAAGAAGACCCTTTCCTCGCCCTTGCTCCTGTATCAAGGCTTGAAGCGGGAAAGGCATATTCTCTTAAAAACACCTACCTATGGTTTAAGGGAATCCCGGGCAGATTCCCGCTGGGGAAGCTCAACTGGAAGGCCGGGCAGGTTCGAAGAAACGATAAGGGCAGCGAGAGCATCAGCTTCACGGCAGTGCTTTCGAGCGAGGGCTTCGGAGAAGTGCTCAAGATCAAGAAAACTTACCTTCTGATGCCGGAAAAACAGCATTTTGAGGTTTATTTTACGCTTCAAAACCTTTCTGATCAGGTATTAAAGCCGATATTTCAGGTTCATGGACCGGTAGGATTTATCAGAGAAGGCGTTCGTATGGACGGCAGGAGCATAGTAAGCGCATTTTATGAAGGCGAAGAAGGCGACAAGATCAAATCCAGCAAGATTGAGCTTAAAACTGCCCGCAAGGCCGAAATAGACTATATGAACACCGGCATTGAGAAAGAGCTCGAAGACGTTCAGATAAAGGCCCCGAAAGGCGCAGGTAAATTCAACTGGATAGCGAACGGGAATAAATACTTCACCTGCATACTAAAGCCGATCTGCAAAGACTGCCGCGTACTCCCAGGCAGGGCAAGGTATTACGACAGCAAGCTTATTAAAGGTAAATCAGAAGGCGACCAGCCGAACACCAACGGAACAGAAAGCCTTGCCTATTTGCTCAAATTCGATGATATCACCCTTCAGCCTGCAGGCAGCAAGAACAGCAAGCAGATCATCAAGATGATCACATATCTCGGGCCGAAAGAAAAGAGCATATTTGAAAATGAGCCGATATATAAGAAGCTTCATTTTATCCATGCGATTGATTTCCGTGCCTGCTGCGGAAACCTGTTCCGCCCTATCACGTTCGCTATTCTCGCATTTATGAACTTCTGCTACGGATTTATCCCGAACTACGGAATTATAATCATCATCCTCGTGTTCCTTGTGAGACTGATTCTGCACCCTCTCACCAAAAAGGGGCAGGTTTCAATGATGAAGATGAGCAAGCTCGGCCCGCAGGTTGAAGAGATAAAGAAGAAATACAAAGACACTCCTAAGGAGATGAATCAGCATGTAATGCAGCTCTATAAGGACCAGGGGGCATCGCCTATGCTGGGATTTGTTCCAATGCTGATACAGATGCCGATCTGGGTTTCGCTGTATTCTGCGATATACTCAAGCGTTGATTTGAGAGGCGCAGGCTTCCTGCCGTTCTGGATAACAGACCTCTCGGCACCGGATGCTCTCATCGCCTTCGATCCGTTCACAATACCGTTTATAGGCATAGAAATCGGCTCTTTTAACCTGCTGCCTCTGCTGCTTTCGGTTGCTCTTTTTATGCAGCAAAAGCTTATGAGCGCAGCGCAGCCCGGAGCCACCAGCCCGGAAGTTGCTCAGCAGCAGAAAATAATGCGTATTATGATGCCTATCCTGATGCTCGTATTCCTTTACAAAGCTCCCTCGGGGCTGAATCTCTATATTATGGCCAGTTCGTTCGGCGGAGTTCTCGAGCAGAAGGTAATCCGCAAGCATATCAAAGATCAGGAAGATAACGATAAGCGGGTTGTAGTGCCGGCGAACAGAAAAGGCGGCAAGAAACGCAAGCCAAAGCCCAAGCAGTACTAA
- a CDS encoding discoidin domain-containing protein, which produces MKYFQTAAIFIAAICVSAQNIDLSGQWRFSLDANDAGVSEKWFSKQLSGKLQLPGSLQEQGFGEIPSVDTKWTVDGSYTRRVNKIEQFEPYVVKNGLYRQSMWWTPDRVYVGAAWYQKDVEIPNEWKNTTILLHLERVHWETQLWVDNKRVGMQNSISAPHQYNLSDYLTPGKHRITVRVDNRIKDINVGAGGHNISDHTQSNWNGIIGDMYLESRPLVHIDQVSVDTIDTENPAAKVVFDLNNSSDKAVQVRVNYQAKTNYGEGHQAPSKTFTARIPAGKNIDVEKIYAMGKNAVLWDEFTPAVYTLSCQLQTIPTGEMNEDGYETTFGLRRIYADGNQLKINGRNLFLRGTLDCCIFPNTGYPPMDKESWVEIYKMAKSCGLNHVRYHSWCPPEAAFEAADDVGILLQSEMAMWVGLGNDQTTDDWLFEEGALLLSAYGNHPSCAFMAIGNELRQEKGSNMADKLLRHYKKGTHGTMLTDNVRKIFGKEAEFAITGQGKFYDKKLHSVRASDTDFDYSNIINNSDIPIITHEDGQWATLPNFDVRKKYKGSLHPYYLDIYEDFMRDRGTLNRYEDYYMASGKFQTLLYKSTWEAALRTPGYGGVQMLDLRDFPGQGYAPVGSFDEFWESKGYVTTEEYNKFCNVTTPLARFDSFVWESDQDLEAQVMISHYGPKDLEEKIVKWNLTDKKGKIIGKGSFGPIDLPTGYVTTAGNIKEPLSSITEASQVNLSVKLEGLDNENSWDMWVYPNEKPAEMKSNEIIVSQLWNDETIQKLNKGKTVLLVPRPESVAGNTKGSFTPIFWTRIMFSSSSVHTVGIYCDNQHPALADFPTQNYTNWQWYDLLENSKPLVINSLPKNYKAIVEPIDDWTNPRRLGLLMEAEVGRGKLMVCSIDILNDLKNRPAARQLRKSLVNYMKSKSFKPAKTIDIDSLSELFMDPLRLKMIDGTTASDSAAGYEVLKAIDGNEKTFWHSPWKNNKKMPQEIIIDLGEKEVINGMTYLPRQDAAHVRVKDYEISVSMDGKTWSDALHSGSFDGSEKRETIHFSSPRKGRFLKFKKLSTNSSDASVAVAEIEPIIED; this is translated from the coding sequence ATGAAGTACTTTCAAACCGCAGCAATTTTTATAGCTGCTATATGTGTAAGCGCCCAAAATATTGATTTATCCGGTCAGTGGCGTTTTTCATTAGACGCGAATGATGCTGGAGTATCAGAAAAGTGGTTTTCGAAGCAGCTCAGCGGCAAACTGCAACTACCCGGTTCGCTCCAAGAGCAGGGATTCGGTGAGATTCCGAGTGTTGATACCAAATGGACCGTTGACGGCAGCTATACCAGACGTGTCAACAAAATCGAGCAATTCGAGCCTTATGTCGTTAAAAACGGGCTCTATCGCCAGTCGATGTGGTGGACGCCTGACCGCGTTTATGTCGGAGCAGCGTGGTATCAAAAAGACGTCGAAATCCCTAATGAATGGAAAAACACAACAATCCTTCTGCACCTGGAACGCGTTCACTGGGAAACGCAGCTTTGGGTGGACAACAAACGTGTAGGAATGCAAAACTCAATTTCAGCACCCCACCAGTACAATCTCTCCGATTATCTCACTCCCGGCAAACATCGTATAACCGTTCGGGTGGACAATCGCATCAAAGATATCAATGTTGGTGCGGGCGGCCATAACATATCAGACCACACGCAGAGCAACTGGAACGGGATCATCGGAGATATGTATCTTGAGTCGCGTCCCTTGGTACACATCGATCAAGTGTCCGTTGATACAATTGACACTGAAAACCCAGCCGCTAAAGTCGTTTTTGATTTGAATAATTCCTCTGATAAAGCTGTTCAGGTTCGTGTAAATTATCAGGCTAAAACAAATTACGGCGAAGGCCATCAGGCTCCCTCCAAAACGTTCACTGCAAGGATACCAGCCGGAAAGAATATTGACGTCGAAAAAATTTATGCGATGGGCAAAAACGCCGTTTTGTGGGATGAGTTTACGCCTGCTGTCTATACGTTAAGTTGTCAACTGCAAACCATACCGACAGGAGAAATGAATGAAGATGGCTATGAGACAACATTTGGACTTCGCCGCATTTATGCAGACGGCAATCAGTTAAAGATAAACGGCCGGAATCTGTTTTTACGCGGCACACTGGACTGCTGTATATTTCCGAACACAGGCTACCCGCCGATGGACAAAGAAAGCTGGGTCGAAATATATAAAATGGCAAAATCCTGCGGGCTAAACCATGTCCGTTACCATTCATGGTGTCCGCCCGAGGCCGCCTTTGAGGCCGCCGATGATGTAGGGATTTTGCTTCAATCAGAAATGGCAATGTGGGTTGGTCTTGGTAATGACCAGACCACCGACGATTGGCTTTTCGAAGAGGGAGCCTTGCTGCTTTCGGCATACGGGAATCATCCCTCTTGCGCGTTTATGGCCATCGGTAATGAACTGAGGCAGGAAAAAGGCTCGAACATGGCTGATAAGCTTCTGCGGCACTATAAAAAAGGCACGCATGGAACGATGCTGACCGATAATGTGAGAAAAATTTTTGGCAAGGAAGCTGAATTCGCTATTACTGGGCAGGGTAAATTTTATGACAAAAAACTCCATTCAGTTCGTGCATCAGACACCGATTTTGATTACAGCAACATTATTAACAACAGTGATATTCCGATTATCACACACGAAGACGGGCAGTGGGCAACCTTACCCAATTTCGATGTACGCAAAAAATACAAGGGCAGCCTGCACCCATATTACCTTGATATCTACGAAGATTTTATGCGGGACAGGGGCACCCTGAACCGCTATGAAGATTATTATATGGCTTCAGGGAAGTTCCAGACACTGTTGTATAAGTCAACATGGGAAGCAGCTTTGCGAACACCTGGATATGGAGGTGTTCAGATGCTCGATCTGCGGGATTTTCCCGGTCAGGGTTATGCACCCGTTGGTTCTTTTGATGAATTCTGGGAAAGCAAAGGCTATGTAACAACAGAAGAGTATAACAAGTTCTGTAATGTAACTACGCCGCTGGCCCGATTCGACAGCTTTGTATGGGAAAGCGATCAGGATCTTGAAGCTCAAGTTATGATCTCCCATTACGGCCCCAAAGATTTGGAAGAAAAAATTGTTAAATGGAACCTGACCGATAAAAAAGGCAAAATAATCGGCAAAGGCAGTTTTGGCCCAATTGACCTGCCGACAGGTTATGTAACCACTGCTGGCAATATAAAAGAGCCTCTTTCCTCAATCACAGAAGCCTCTCAAGTTAATTTAAGCGTGAAGCTTGAAGGGCTTGATAATGAGAATTCATGGGATATGTGGGTGTATCCCAACGAAAAACCGGCAGAAATGAAATCGAATGAAATCATCGTAAGCCAGTTATGGAACGACGAGACCATTCAAAAATTAAATAAAGGAAAGACTGTTCTTCTTGTTCCTCGTCCCGAAAGCGTCGCAGGAAATACAAAAGGCAGCTTTACTCCGATCTTCTGGACACGAATTATGTTCAGCAGCAGTTCAGTTCATACGGTGGGTATTTACTGCGATAACCAGCATCCTGCACTCGCGGATTTTCCAACCCAGAACTATACAAATTGGCAATGGTATGATCTGCTTGAAAACTCCAAACCGCTTGTCATTAATTCATTACCGAAGAATTATAAAGCGATCGTTGAGCCTATTGATGATTGGACTAATCCGCGCCGTCTCGGTTTGCTAATGGAAGCAGAAGTCGGGCGGGGCAAGCTAATGGTCTGCTCGATCGATATTCTCAATGACCTGAAAAATCGCCCTGCAGCCCGCCAACTTAGAAAAAGTCTGGTTAATTACATGAAGAGCAAATCCTTCAAACCAGCCAAAACGATTGATATCGACTCCCTGTCAGAGCTGTTTATGGATCCGTTACGATTAAAAATGATCGACGGGACAACCGCATCCGATTCCGCTGCCGGCTATGAGGTATTGAAAGCAATTGATGGTAACGAAAAGACATTCTGGCATTCTCCTTGGAAAAACAACAAAAAAATGCCGCAGGAGATTATCATCGACCTTGGGGAAAAAGAAGTGATTAACGGTATGACCTATCTGCCGCGGCAGGATGCGGCTCATGTTCGGGTTAAGGATTATGAAATCTCCGTCAGCATGGATGGTAAAACATGGAGCGATGCCCTTCATTCCGGCAGCTTTGATGGATCAGAAAAAAGAGAGACGATTCATTTCTCCAGCCCTCGTAAGGGGCGCTTTTTGAAATTTAAAAAGCTGAGTACTAATAGCAGTGATGCATCAGTTGCTGTTGCGGAGATTGAGCCAATTATTGAAGATTAA
- a CDS encoding sigma-70 family RNA polymerase sigma factor, with protein MNEDSQRTEEFVRLLSSNRGRLYAYIMSFVANHNDADDILQETTTTMWRKFEQFELGSDFLAWAATIAYYKILEHRKRAAKESRLQFCDELFEQINLSSLKSCRDADAYTAQLQESIQTLSEKDKELLRQRYWDQLSVNEISKRTGKTVRAIYYNLGRIHSLLAKRVKRGVNWQ; from the coding sequence ATGAATGAAGACTCTCAAAGAACGGAAGAATTTGTAAGGCTGCTCTCTTCAAACCGCGGCAGACTGTACGCTTATATTATGAGCTTTGTAGCAAATCACAATGATGCTGATGACATACTTCAGGAAACCACCACTACCATGTGGCGAAAGTTCGAGCAATTTGAGCTGGGCTCTGATTTTCTTGCTTGGGCAGCAACTATTGCCTATTATAAAATCCTCGAACACAGAAAAAGGGCAGCAAAGGAATCACGGCTTCAGTTTTGTGATGAGCTCTTCGAGCAGATTAACTTAAGCTCTCTCAAATCTTGCAGAGATGCAGATGCCTACACTGCCCAGCTTCAGGAAAGTATCCAGACTCTGTCCGAGAAGGATAAAGAATTATTGAGGCAGAGATACTGGGACCAGCTGAGTGTGAATGAAATCTCAAAGAGGACAGGCAAAACCGTGAGGGCTATATACTACAACCTCGGCAGGATTCACAGCCTGCTTGCCAAGAGGGTTAAGAGGGGGGTAAACTGGCAGTGA
- a CDS encoding glycosyl hydrolase: MLDRRDFLISSAAFSACGLSVFAEEQDGKKKIITPKKGIGLATKPGSGWLDKIKQLNVSWHYNWGLKTPEKEPKCIYHVPMIWGKWGVDKAAEYLKGISNSGAAQEVLTFNEPDKKKQANMSVEKAIELWPMLENCGLRLGSPACVHPDTEWMLEFMEQAEKKNLRVDFVTVHDYGGGNAEGFVNKLNEVHKLYGKPLWITEFAVGDWKAKSVQENRHSPAKVLRFMKEVLPELEKLDFLERYAWFPASRKSKHLGTSALFKEDGSLTNLGRFYSRFGVK; encoded by the coding sequence ATGTTAGACAGAAGAGATTTCCTCATTTCCAGCGCGGCGTTTTCGGCCTGCGGCCTGAGTGTTTTTGCAGAAGAGCAGGATGGGAAAAAGAAAATAATAACCCCAAAAAAGGGAATCGGCCTTGCTACAAAGCCGGGCAGCGGATGGCTCGATAAAATAAAACAGCTCAATGTAAGCTGGCATTACAACTGGGGACTCAAAACTCCTGAGAAAGAGCCCAAATGTATATATCACGTTCCAATGATTTGGGGGAAATGGGGCGTTGATAAGGCGGCCGAGTATCTCAAAGGCATCAGCAATTCCGGCGCAGCGCAGGAAGTGCTCACATTCAACGAACCGGACAAGAAGAAGCAGGCGAATATGTCTGTTGAGAAGGCGATAGAGCTCTGGCCGATGCTTGAAAACTGCGGCCTCCGGCTTGGAAGCCCCGCCTGCGTTCATCCGGATACTGAGTGGATGCTGGAATTTATGGAGCAGGCTGAGAAGAAGAACCTTCGCGTTGATTTTGTTACTGTCCACGACTATGGCGGAGGGAATGCCGAAGGGTTTGTAAACAAACTAAACGAGGTGCATAAGCTTTACGGAAAGCCCCTCTGGATCACTGAATTTGCCGTTGGAGACTGGAAGGCAAAAAGCGTGCAGGAGAACAGGCATTCTCCAGCAAAGGTGCTCAGGTTTATGAAGGAAGTGCTTCCTGAGCTTGAGAAGCTCGATTTCCTCGAAAGATATGCATGGTTTCCTGCAAGCAGAAAAAGCAAACATCTTGGAACATCCGCTCTTTTCAAGGAAGATGGAAGCCTTACAAATCTCGGACGGTTCTATTCAAGATTTGGGGTGAAATAG